The following proteins come from a genomic window of Oricola thermophila:
- a CDS encoding YgaP family membrane protein — MFKTNEGMIDRAIRVIVGLVLLAAFFMYPDASWRYWTLVGIIPLVTGLVGTCPVYSVFGISTCPTRKA, encoded by the coding sequence ATGTTCAAGACCAATGAAGGCATGATCGACAGGGCGATCCGGGTCATCGTCGGCTTGGTGCTTCTTGCCGCCTTCTTCATGTATCCGGATGCGTCATGGCGCTACTGGACGCTGGTCGGCATCATTCCACTGGTGACGGGGCTCGTCGGGACGTGCCCGGTCTACTCGGTCTTCGGCATCTCCACCTGTCCGACCAGGAAAGCCTGA
- the pth gene encoding aminoacyl-tRNA hydrolase: MLIVAGLGNPGTKYANNRHNIGFMAADEIVRRHSSFGPWQKKFNAEIAEGRIGGEKVLVIKPQTFMNNSGQAVGEALRFYKLGPDSLIVLYDELDLPPGKLRIKTGGGSGGHNGIKSIDAHCGKDYRRVRIGIGHPGAKERVHAHVLGDFAKADRGWIDRLLTEIADNAELLVKGDDSGFMNRIALAMGETDMATARKKPAPAKPAGAKKQSHVRQARQHAPEVKPTGPMADMLNKLFGKKD, translated from the coding sequence ATGCTCATTGTCGCTGGCCTCGGCAATCCCGGCACCAAATATGCCAACAACCGGCACAATATCGGCTTCATGGCGGCGGACGAGATCGTTCGCCGCCATTCGTCTTTCGGTCCCTGGCAGAAGAAGTTCAACGCCGAGATTGCCGAGGGGCGCATCGGCGGGGAGAAGGTTCTGGTCATCAAGCCCCAGACCTTCATGAACAATTCCGGGCAGGCCGTCGGCGAGGCGTTGCGCTTCTACAAGCTCGGACCGGATTCGCTGATTGTCCTCTATGACGAGCTCGACCTGCCGCCCGGAAAGCTGCGCATCAAGACCGGCGGAGGTTCCGGTGGCCACAACGGCATCAAGTCGATCGACGCCCATTGCGGCAAGGACTACCGGCGCGTCCGCATCGGCATCGGGCATCCCGGCGCCAAGGAGCGCGTGCACGCCCATGTCCTTGGCGATTTCGCGAAGGCCGACCGGGGCTGGATCGATCGCCTGCTGACGGAGATCGCGGACAATGCCGAGTTGCTGGTCAAGGGAGACGACTCGGGGTTCATGAACAGGATCGCGCTTGCGATGGGGGAAACGGACATGGCGACCGCTAGGAAAAAACCGGCACCGGCGAAGCCCGCCGGCGCGAAGAAACAGAGCCATGTTCGCCAGGCGCGCCAACATGCCCCGGAGGTCAAGCCGACCGGCCCCATGGCGGACATGCTGAACAAGCTATTCGGAAAGAAGGACTGA
- a CDS encoding ribose-phosphate pyrophosphokinase, producing MKLFAGNSNRQLAESVAKYLGVSVGRASVRRFADEEIFVEIQENVRGEDVFILQSTSYPANDHLMELLIMIDAFRRSSARRITAVIPYFGYARQDRRTSGRTPISAKLVANLITRAGADRVLTLDLHAGQIQGFFDIPTDNLYAVPVMARDIRARYKDLSSVIVVSPDVGGVVRARALSKRLNDTLLAIVDKRREKPGESEVMNVIGEIKGKDCFLIDDIIDSGGTLCNAAEALLEKGANSVTAYITHGVLSGGAVNRIMDSKLTELVITDSIQPTAAVESAPNIRVLSITDLIGEAIARTSHEQSVSSLFD from the coding sequence ATGAAACTCTTCGCTGGCAATTCCAATCGCCAACTCGCGGAATCCGTTGCCAAGTATCTGGGAGTGAGTGTCGGACGGGCAAGCGTCCGCCGATTCGCTGACGAGGAAATCTTCGTCGAGATCCAGGAAAATGTCCGCGGCGAGGATGTTTTCATTCTCCAGTCGACCTCCTACCCGGCCAACGATCACCTGATGGAACTGCTCATCATGATCGATGCGTTCCGCCGCTCCTCGGCGCGACGCATCACGGCCGTGATCCCCTATTTCGGCTATGCCCGCCAGGACCGGCGCACCTCCGGCCGCACGCCGATCTCGGCCAAGCTGGTCGCCAACCTGATCACCCGTGCCGGCGCCGACCGCGTGCTCACGCTCGACCTCCATGCCGGCCAGATCCAGGGCTTCTTCGACATTCCGACCGACAACCTCTACGCCGTTCCTGTCATGGCGCGCGACATCCGCGCCCGCTACAAGGATCTGTCGAGCGTGATCGTCGTGTCCCCCGATGTCGGCGGCGTGGTGCGCGCCCGCGCCCTGTCCAAGCGGCTCAACGACACCCTGCTGGCCATTGTCGACAAGCGACGCGAGAAGCCCGGCGAATCCGAGGTGATGAACGTGATCGGCGAGATCAAGGGCAAGGATTGCTTTCTGATCGACGACATCATCGATTCCGGCGGAACGCTGTGCAACGCCGCCGAGGCCCTGCTGGAAAAGGGCGCGAACAGCGTGACCGCCTACATCACGCATGGCGTGCTATCCGGCGGCGCGGTCAACCGCATCATGGATTCCAAGCTGACCGAGCTGGTCATCACCGACTCCATCCAGCCGACGGCGGCCGTCGAATCCGCGCCCAATATCCGCGTGCTTTCGATCACCGACCTGATCGGCGAGGCCATTGCCCGCACCTCGCACGAGCAGTCCGTCTCCTCCCTTTTCGACTGA
- the ychF gene encoding redox-regulated ATPase YchF, with protein MGFKCGIVGLPNVGKSTLFNALTKTAAAQAANYPFCTIEPNTGEVAVPDPRLAKIAAAAGSKEIIPTRINFVDIAGLVRGASKGEGLGNQFLANIREVDAIVHVLRCFEDDDITHVEGRIDPVSDAETVETELMLADLESLERRIVQIRKRATGKDKEAVTILPVMEQALALLQDSKPVRLMLDGIATEDLAILKSLNLLTSKPVLYVCNVAEGDAATGNAHSQAVEKMAAEQGARTVVISAAIEAELAQLEDAEAEEYLEAMGLEEPGLDRLIREGYRLLDLITFFTAGPKETRAWTVKKGAKAPQAAGEIHTDFEKGFIRAQTIAYDDFVTLGGEVAAKEAGKARDEGKEYIVQDGDVMLFKFNV; from the coding sequence ATGGGTTTCAAATGCGGCATCGTCGGCCTGCCCAATGTCGGCAAGTCGACGCTCTTCAACGCGCTGACAAAGACCGCGGCCGCGCAGGCGGCGAACTACCCCTTCTGCACCATCGAGCCGAACACCGGCGAGGTCGCGGTGCCCGATCCGCGCCTGGCGAAAATCGCCGCGGCGGCCGGCTCCAAGGAGATCATCCCGACCCGCATCAATTTCGTCGACATTGCCGGCCTCGTGCGCGGCGCCTCGAAGGGCGAGGGCCTCGGCAACCAGTTCCTCGCCAACATCCGCGAGGTCGATGCCATTGTCCACGTTCTGCGCTGCTTCGAGGATGACGACATCACCCATGTCGAGGGACGCATCGATCCCGTTTCGGATGCAGAGACCGTCGAGACCGAGCTGATGCTGGCTGATCTCGAGAGCCTCGAGCGCCGCATCGTGCAGATCCGCAAGCGCGCCACCGGCAAGGACAAGGAAGCCGTGACCATCCTCCCGGTCATGGAGCAGGCCCTTGCCCTGCTGCAGGATTCGAAGCCCGTCCGCCTGATGCTCGATGGCATCGCGACCGAGGATCTTGCCATCCTGAAGAGCCTGAACCTGCTGACCTCCAAGCCGGTCCTCTATGTCTGCAACGTCGCCGAGGGCGACGCGGCGACCGGCAATGCCCATTCGCAGGCTGTCGAGAAGATGGCGGCAGAACAGGGCGCACGCACCGTCGTCATCTCGGCGGCAATCGAGGCCGAACTGGCCCAGCTGGAAGATGCCGAGGCCGAGGAGTACCTGGAAGCCATGGGGCTGGAGGAACCGGGCCTCGACCGGCTGATCCGCGAGGGCTACCGCCTGCTCGACCTCATCACCTTCTTCACCGCCGGCCCGAAGGAGACACGGGCATGGACCGTGAAGAAGGGCGCCAAGGCGCCTCAGGCGGCCGGAGAAATCCACACCGATTTCGAGAAGGGCTTCATCCGTGCCCAGACCATCGCCTATGACGACTTCGTCACGCTGGGCGGCGAGGTTGCAGCCAAGGAGGCCGGCAAGGCGCGCGACGAGGGCAAGGAATACATCGTCCAGGACGGCGACGTGATGCTGTTCAAGTTCAACGTCTGA
- a CDS encoding 50S ribosomal protein L25/general stress protein Ctc yields the protein MSETYVLKAEARERVGKGSARAIRRNGNIPAVIYGDNKPPLSITLPLNEVTKRIHAGGFMTTVAEIELDGKKHRVLPKAYDLDPVKDIVMHVDFLRVSAKTEVTVNIPVHFLNEETCPGLKKGGTLNVVRHEVEVHCPADAIPDYFELDLADAELGDALKISRIELPKGVVPTITDRDFTIATISAPGGGAKEEAEEVVETEEEAVTAEE from the coding sequence ATGAGCGAGACATACGTGCTCAAGGCCGAGGCGCGCGAACGGGTCGGTAAGGGGTCCGCCCGGGCTATTCGCCGCAACGGCAACATTCCCGCTGTCATCTATGGTGACAACAAGCCCCCGCTTTCCATCACGCTTCCGCTCAACGAAGTGACCAAGCGCATCCATGCCGGCGGCTTCATGACCACGGTTGCGGAGATCGAGCTGGACGGCAAGAAGCACCGCGTTCTGCCGAAGGCCTACGACCTCGACCCGGTCAAGGACATCGTCATGCATGTCGATTTCCTGCGCGTCTCGGCAAAGACCGAAGTGACGGTGAACATCCCGGTCCACTTCCTCAACGAAGAGACCTGCCCGGGCCTCAAGAAGGGCGGCACGCTCAACGTCGTCCGCCACGAGGTCGAGGTTCACTGCCCAGCCGACGCGATCCCGGACTACTTCGAGCTGGACTTGGCCGACGCCGAGCTCGGCGACGCGCTCAAGATCTCGCGCATCGAGCTGCCGAAGGGCGTAGTGCCGACCATCACCGATCGCGACTTCACCATCGCCACGATCTCCGCGCCGGGTGGCGGCGCCAAGGAAGAGGCGGAAGAAGTCGTCGAGACGGAAGAGGAAGCAGTCACCGCCGAGGAGTAA